The Setaria viridis chromosome 6, Setaria_viridis_v4.0, whole genome shotgun sequence genome contains a region encoding:
- the LOC140223130 gene encoding uncharacterized protein has product MPKILCYYLDSMAMVPHSAGGSSGVSLAYPLLSSTNYTAWAIKVEAILDAQGLWEDVNPAEGEVADARKDKTARAQLLQALPEDILLQVSQKKTAKELWDSLKMRFVGADRVKAAHLSTFKGEFDLLRMKEGEPLDDYAGKISGMAEKYINLGATLDDSTMVKKLLDTVPDQLYPVVVGIEQFCDVEKMPFEEALGRLKAFNERS; this is encoded by the coding sequence ATGCCCAAGATCCTGTGCTACTACCTCGACTCCATGGCGATGGTTCCGCACAGTGCCGGGGGAAGTAGCGGTGTCTCGCTCGCGTACCCGCTGCTCTCATCGACGAACTACACCGCGTGGGCGATCAAGGTGGAGGCCATCCTTGATGCTCAGGGCCTTTGGGAGGACGTGAATCCGGCGGAAGGCGAGGTGGCGGACGCACGGAAGGACAAGACGGCGAGGGCACAACTTCTTCAAGCGCTACCGGAGGACATTCTCTTGCAGGTGTCACAAAAGAAGACGGCGAAAGAGCTTTGGGACAGCCTCAAGATGAGGTTTGTCGGAGCCGACCGCGTCAAGGCCGCTCATCTTTCAACCTTCAAAGGTGAATTCGACTTGCTGCGCATGAAGGAGGGGGAGCCATTGGATGACTACGCCGGCAAAATTAGTGGCATGGCGGAGAAGTACATCAACCTCGGCGCAACACTTGACGACTCCACCATGGTTAAGAAGCTCCTCGACACCGTCCCAGATCAGCTCTACCCTGTCGTTGTGGGGATCGAGCAGTTTTGTGACGTGGAGAAGATGCCGTTTGAGGAGGCGCTTGGGAGGTTGAAGGCCTTCAACGAGCGTTCTTGA
- the LOC117860042 gene encoding aspartic proteinase nepenthesin-1, producing the protein MAPSTFVLLLALLLASLAATSDASFDLRAELNHPYAGSPLSNHEMLRDAAMASKARRRAWNDAASVAIAADHGAISDADVLVRPFGRSEHTLTVGVGTPPQPRTLLLDTGSDLIWTHCKLLGGKHREPLYDPAGSSSFAAVPCDGRLCETGSFNTKNCSSNKCLYTYDYGSATTRGELASETFTFGEHHKVSVSLDFGCGRLTSGSIDGASGILGISPDKLSLVSQLQIPRFSYCLTPFLDRDTSHMFFGAMADLSKYRTTGPIQTTYLVRDPSGRNYYYYVPLIGISVGTKRLNVTASSFAIGLDGGGGTFVDSGDTTGMLPSVAMEALKEALAEAVKLPVLNGTDLGYELCFQLPKGMTVEAVQAPPLVYHFDGGAAMVLPRENFFVEASPGEMCLVISSGGARGAIIGNYQQQNMHVLFDVQNHKFSFSPTQCDQI; encoded by the coding sequence ATGGCGCCGTCTACTTTCGTCTTGCTCCTCGCTCTCCTCCTGGCCTCTTTGGCAGCTACGTCGGATGCCTCGTTTGACCTCCGCGCCGAGCTCAACCATCCCTATGCCGGCAGCCCGCTCTCAAACCACGAGATGCTCCGCGACGCCGCCATGGCGAGCAAGgcccggcggcgcgcgtggaACGACGCCGCTAGCGTGGCTATAGCGGCGGATCATGGCGCCATCTCCGACGCCGACGTGCTGGTCAGGCCGTTCGGCAGGTCGGAGCACACGCTGACCGTCGGCGTCGGCACCCCACCGCAGCCGCGCACGCTCCTCCtcgacaccggcagcgacctcATCTGGACGCACTGCAAGCTCTTGGGTGGGAAGCACCGCGAGCCGCTCTACGACCCTGCCGGGTCGtcctccttcgccgccgtcCCCTGCGACGGCAGGCTGTGCGAGACGGGCAGCTTCAACACCAAGAACTGCTCCAGCAACAAGTGCCTCTACACCTACGACTATGGGAGCGCCACGACCAGAGGCGAGCTCGCGTCCGAGACCTTCACGTTCGGCGAGCACCACAAGGTCTCGGTCTCCCTCGACTTCGGGTGCGGAAGGCTCACCTCCGGCAGCATCGACGGCGCCTCCGGCATCCTAGGGATCAGCCCGGACAAGTTATCCTTGGTGTCGCAGCTACAGATACCGAGGTTCTCCTACTGCCTCACTCCTTTCCTCGACCGCGATACAAGCCACATGTTCTTCGGGGCAATGGCCGACCTGTCCAAGTACAGGACCACAGGGCCTATCCAGACAACTTACTTAGTGAGGGACCCGAGTGGCAGAAACTACTACTATTACGTGCCCTTGATCGGCATCTCTGTTGGGACGAAGCGACTCAACGTGACGGCGTCGAGCTTCGCCATCGGGctcgatggcggtggcggcaccttTGTCGACTCAGGAGACACGACCGGCATGCTTCCGTCGGTGGCGATGGAGGCCCTTAAGGAGGCTCTGGCGGAGGCCGTGAAGCTACCAGTTCTGAATGGCACGGACCTTGGCTACGAGCTCTGCTTCCAGCTGCCGAAAGGCATGACTGTGGAGGCGGTGCAAGCGCCGCCGCTGGTGTACCACTTCGACGGTGGTGCCGCCATGGTGCTTCCGCGAGAGAACTTCTTCGTCGAGGCGAGCCCGGGGGAGATGTGCCTAGTCATCAGCTCGGGTGGTGCCCGAGGGGCTATCATCGGCAACTACCAGCAACAGAATATGCACGTCCTCTTCGACGTGCAGAACCACAAGTTCTCCTTTTCGCCCACACAATGTGATCAGATTTGA